The following coding sequences lie in one Tichowtungia aerotolerans genomic window:
- a CDS encoding damage-control phosphatase ARMT1 family protein produces MKTCLDCLPCFVRQILDAGRLISEDPAVHEEILRESLQDLANENWNNTPPVIAQRLHKKLKTKTGINDLYRDQKKAHNELALHLLPKLRADVSTSDDPLTSAAHFAIAGNIIDLGAKNGLSENEVLSAVEHASEEPLEGDLDAFRTAVENAESILYLGDNAGEIVFDRLLIEQLGPERVTLAVRGAPILNDALEEDARLAGLHDLVPIIGNGNDVPGTDLEQCNDKFRALFNSADLVISKGQGNFETLNENPRQIFFLFKVKCPMVANASGQPLGTHVLMEKAKQ; encoded by the coding sequence ATGAAAACCTGTCTCGACTGTCTTCCCTGTTTTGTCCGCCAGATCCTGGATGCCGGCCGCCTGATCTCTGAAGACCCGGCGGTTCACGAAGAAATTCTTCGGGAATCCCTTCAGGACCTGGCCAACGAAAACTGGAACAACACTCCGCCGGTTATCGCACAAAGGCTGCATAAAAAGCTGAAAACAAAAACCGGCATAAACGATCTCTACCGGGATCAGAAAAAAGCCCATAACGAACTGGCGCTGCATTTGCTCCCAAAGCTCCGAGCCGATGTTTCAACATCAGACGATCCGCTGACCAGCGCCGCACACTTCGCCATTGCCGGCAACATCATCGACCTCGGCGCAAAAAACGGACTGAGCGAAAACGAAGTGCTCAGCGCTGTCGAACATGCGTCCGAAGAGCCGCTCGAAGGCGACCTTGACGCATTCCGCACCGCTGTCGAAAACGCAGAATCCATTCTCTATCTCGGAGACAACGCCGGAGAGATTGTTTTTGACCGGCTGCTGATTGAACAGCTCGGTCCGGAACGCGTAACGCTGGCGGTCCGCGGCGCGCCGATCCTCAACGATGCCCTCGAAGAAGATGCCCGCCTTGCGGGTCTTCACGACCTGGTTCCAATCATTGGAAACGGTAACGATGTTCCGGGAACCGATCTGGAACAGTGCAATGATAAGTTCCGCGCCCTTTTCAACTCTGCCGATCTGGTTATCTCAAAGGGCCAGGGAAATTTCGAAACCCTCAACGAAAATCCACGGCAGATCTTTTTCCTCTTTAAGGTAAAATGTCCCATGGTGGCCAACGCCTCCGGACAGCCGCTTGGAACACACGTTCTGATGGAGAAAGCGAAACAATGA
- a CDS encoding NifB/NifX family molybdenum-iron cluster-binding protein, whose translation MKIAFTAAEPTLSAALDRRFGRAPGFLVLDTETGETAYEPNEQNLNAAQGAGIQAAQNVASTGAKAVITGHCGPKAFRILSASNIAVYNTEAATIQDALDLFKNGQLTAASGADVEGHWA comes from the coding sequence ATGAAAATTGCATTTACCGCAGCAGAACCGACCCTGTCCGCCGCCCTCGACCGCCGTTTCGGGCGCGCGCCCGGCTTTCTCGTGCTCGACACAGAAACCGGAGAAACGGCTTATGAACCGAACGAACAGAATCTGAATGCCGCACAGGGCGCCGGAATCCAGGCCGCTCAGAACGTTGCATCAACCGGAGCCAAAGCCGTCATCACCGGCCACTGCGGCCCCAAAGCGTTCCGAATTCTCAGTGCATCGAACATTGCCGTCTACAACACCGAAGCCGCCACCATTCAGGACGCACTCGATCTCTTCAAAAACGGTCAGCTGACCGCCGCTTCCGGCGCCGATGTCGAAGGACACTGGGCATGA
- a CDS encoding DUF5320 domain-containing protein, translated as MPGGDRTGPAGAGPMTGRGMGICAGNNAPGYAMGGGFGRGMGRGMGRGMGFGFRNRCFAGWWNAPQAPAQPMDKEAQIDALKAQMAQIQQQIEALGEP; from the coding sequence ATGCCAGGAGGAGACAGAACAGGACCGGCGGGCGCAGGCCCGATGACCGGACGCGGCATGGGAATCTGTGCCGGCAACAACGCACCCGGATACGCAATGGGTGGCGGCTTCGGCCGCGGAATGGGTCGTGGTATGGGCCGCGGCATGGGCTTCGGATTCCGCAACCGGTGCTTTGCCGGATGGTGGAACGCACCGCAGGCTCCCGCCCAACCGATGGACAAAGAGGCTCAGATCGACGCGCTCAAAGCGCAAATGGCTCAAATTCAACAGCAAATTGAAGCACTCGGAGAGCCATAA
- a CDS encoding DUF134 domain-containing protein has product MPRPQIQRHIRCRAGSTYFKPRGIPMRELETVELAADELEAIRLTDLEGMYQEQAAAQMGVSRQTLGLILKRAHKKVAEALVLGKAIGIEELSEGGQ; this is encoded by the coding sequence ATGCCTAGACCTCAAATACAACGACACATCCGATGCCGGGCCGGCTCAACCTATTTTAAGCCGCGCGGCATTCCGATGCGTGAGCTGGAAACGGTCGAACTGGCTGCCGACGAACTGGAGGCAATCCGCCTGACCGATCTCGAAGGCATGTATCAGGAACAGGCCGCAGCGCAAATGGGAGTTTCCCGCCAGACGCTCGGACTGATTCTGAAACGGGCACATAAGAAGGTGGCGGAAGCCCTTGTGCTGGGCAAAGCCATCGGCATTGAAGAACTATCCGAAGGAGGACAATAA
- a CDS encoding bacteriohemerythrin, producing the protein MEKINWTDKFNIGHPEIDRQHRQLIEMLNRLTGTPDVTTSSETVSDILHNMTQYAQIHFRTEENLLKTVEYPDLKAHKKEHLAYRKKIVDLCKHTMLGFHDVPEELLRYLHDWWSDHILVEDMKYRDFLQS; encoded by the coding sequence ATGGAAAAGATCAATTGGACAGACAAATTTAACATCGGCCATCCGGAAATCGACCGTCAGCACCGACAACTCATTGAGATGCTGAACAGACTGACGGGCACTCCAGACGTAACCACCTCCTCTGAAACCGTATCAGACATCCTGCACAATATGACCCAGTATGCTCAGATCCATTTCCGAACCGAGGAAAACCTGCTCAAAACAGTAGAATATCCCGACCTGAAAGCTCATAAAAAAGAACATCTTGCTTACCGTAAAAAAATCGTCGACCTTTGCAAACACACCATGCTCGGCTTCCACGACGTTCCGGAAGAACTGCTCCGCTACCTTCACGACTGGTGGTCCGATCATATTCTGGTCGAAGACATGAAATACAGGGACTTTCTTCAGTCGTAA
- the rsmB gene encoding 16S rRNA (cytosine(967)-C(5))-methyltransferase RsmB: MRKENSRVVAARIIARWMEKGEFPDRQLADVKQDRGFITELVYGVVRRKLTLEYIEQKFVHRRPENLILAALHVGVYQLCFMDNVEEFAAINESVGVIKASRHRDAARAAGMVNAVLRNVQDEKEAILKNLERQDDDIRTSHPEPLVYRWRKQYGERDTRRLCEWNNIPPETIIRVETTKVTPSNFMKELELAGIDAKPHPFQCLETFITLPRGVPVFKVPGYDQGWFTVQDPATSASVELLDPMPGESILDACAAPGGKTAMIAGMMEGEGELVAMDVHDDRLETLRDTVKRTGWNFIEIVKGDAGRGFPASGKTFDAVLLDVPCMNTGVLRRRADARWRFTRDRIEMLKKTQWKILTAMSKSVKPGGRLVYSTCSLEQEENEELVSRWVRENKDWRLAKAKRLFPPKSGTDGAYAALLVRARD; encoded by the coding sequence ATGAGAAAAGAAAACAGCAGAGTTGTCGCCGCACGCATTATTGCCCGCTGGATGGAGAAGGGGGAATTTCCTGATCGTCAGCTGGCGGATGTGAAACAGGATCGCGGTTTTATTACGGAACTGGTTTACGGCGTGGTGCGCCGCAAGCTGACGCTGGAGTATATCGAGCAGAAGTTTGTGCACCGCCGTCCGGAAAACCTGATTCTGGCCGCCTTGCACGTCGGAGTCTATCAGCTCTGTTTCATGGATAACGTCGAAGAGTTCGCTGCCATCAACGAGAGCGTCGGCGTAATCAAGGCCAGTCGCCATCGCGATGCCGCCCGTGCGGCGGGGATGGTGAATGCGGTTCTGCGCAATGTGCAGGATGAAAAAGAGGCGATTCTGAAAAACCTCGAACGGCAGGACGACGACATCCGCACCTCGCACCCGGAGCCTCTGGTGTATCGCTGGCGCAAGCAGTACGGCGAACGCGACACCCGCCGTTTGTGCGAATGGAACAACATTCCGCCGGAAACGATCATTCGCGTGGAAACCACCAAAGTCACTCCCTCCAATTTCATGAAAGAGCTGGAACTGGCCGGAATCGACGCAAAACCGCATCCTTTCCAATGTTTGGAAACATTTATTACGCTGCCGCGCGGTGTGCCGGTGTTTAAAGTGCCGGGCTACGACCAAGGCTGGTTCACCGTGCAGGACCCGGCCACTTCAGCATCCGTTGAACTGCTCGACCCGATGCCCGGCGAGAGTATTCTGGATGCCTGCGCCGCTCCCGGCGGGAAAACCGCTATGATCGCCGGAATGATGGAAGGAGAGGGTGAGCTGGTTGCCATGGATGTGCATGATGACCGCCTTGAGACCCTGCGCGATACCGTTAAACGCACCGGATGGAATTTCATTGAAATCGTCAAAGGCGATGCGGGACGGGGATTCCCAGCGTCTGGAAAAACCTTTGATGCAGTTCTGCTCGATGTTCCCTGCATGAATACCGGCGTGCTGCGCCGCCGGGCCGATGCGCGCTGGCGCTTTACCCGCGACCGCATTGAAATGCTCAAGAAGACTCAGTGGAAAATTCTTACTGCAATGTCGAAGTCAGTGAAGCCGGGCGGACGGCTGGTTTACAGCACCTGTTCCCTGGAGCAGGAGGAAAACGAGGAGCTGGTCAGCCGCTGGGTGCGGGAAAATAAAGACTGGCGACTGGCAAAGGCCAAACGTTTGTTTCCTCCGAAATCCGGCACCGACGGCGCATATGCGGCGCTGCTGGTTCGGGCGCGGGACTGA
- a CDS encoding DUF481 domain-containing protein — MQKVVSVFCFMALIVFPVMGNTVLVLSNGDRLKGAAVHEKNGVIHFTSDVLGKMTLQKSQVKEIIPPPPAKTHAAQTPAAAPVKLVAVPAVKAVAKQAAPKKEAAKAAPKPKKYWSGNIGVSVNTHHAEYQQRAGSNLKRYEKDTDYLRLTTKVKWDRGRHHLEWNGSYVYSEVNENKNNDLYRWSQRYRCDLTDEWFGQSETSYEHNYLRILSKEVQQFSGLGWRPVKQPLLTLDVVPGVNYYYRDQADEQTEGVSPGFQQNLTSKLSQDLTLFQGFTYTGYPDQYYYKFNAGLNNRLIKNLSLRLEYKYEMDANVEDGADPFKQRQLISSIQYRF; from the coding sequence ATGCAAAAAGTAGTTTCTGTTTTCTGTTTCATGGCATTGATCGTTTTCCCCGTGATGGGCAATACGGTGCTGGTTTTGTCGAATGGCGACCGACTGAAAGGCGCGGCGGTTCACGAAAAAAACGGTGTGATTCATTTTACCTCTGATGTTCTGGGGAAAATGACGCTTCAGAAAAGCCAGGTGAAGGAAATCATCCCCCCGCCGCCGGCAAAAACTCATGCCGCGCAAACGCCCGCCGCTGCTCCCGTCAAACTGGTGGCGGTTCCTGCGGTAAAAGCCGTGGCAAAGCAGGCGGCTCCCAAAAAGGAGGCTGCGAAAGCCGCGCCGAAGCCGAAAAAATACTGGTCCGGCAATATCGGTGTTTCTGTGAATACACACCATGCAGAATATCAGCAGCGGGCAGGATCCAACCTGAAACGTTACGAAAAAGACACCGACTACCTTCGGCTGACCACCAAGGTGAAATGGGACAGAGGCCGGCATCATCTGGAGTGGAACGGCAGTTACGTGTATTCCGAGGTTAATGAAAATAAGAATAATGATCTGTATCGCTGGAGTCAGCGGTATCGTTGTGATCTGACGGACGAATGGTTCGGGCAGTCGGAAACCTCATACGAACATAACTATTTGCGAATTCTCTCCAAAGAAGTGCAGCAGTTCAGCGGGCTCGGTTGGCGTCCGGTTAAGCAGCCGCTGCTGACGCTGGATGTTGTGCCGGGAGTCAATTACTATTACCGCGATCAGGCAGACGAGCAGACAGAGGGGGTCTCTCCCGGATTCCAGCAGAACCTGACCTCAAAACTGAGTCAGGACCTGACTCTTTTTCAGGGATTTACTTATACGGGATATCCCGACCAGTATTACTACAAATTTAATGCCGGACTGAATAATCGTCTCATCAAAAACTTGTCGCTGAGGCTGGAGTATAAATATGAGATGGATGCGAATGTGGAGGACGGCGCCGACCCGTTCAAGCAGCGACAGTTGATCAGCAGTATTCAGTATCGGTTCTAA
- a CDS encoding class I SAM-dependent methyltransferase, producing MKALDVNLRNEAVRWQEKLFRRSLRRQTRLCKLRQLLGTTANQDCLEITAGDGVISQQLRLDGGNWKTMVTDSAARDAMQFFVEHPISVFEDNTIDLPDHSFDAVVIVDALERVLADRALIRECHRVLRPDGRLVITAQRKLHFCLGSCPIRALLGLSWRRKGMARPGYTTREFFDVLKDGFDVPETITYSTCCVEGLGLFCEAAANKLAGGPYNMPSVDTDTEQFYHYTKLYTFGTVVYPLMWLFSKIEKAMGCILPGHNMAAKTKRRVWRERRTPQLIDGRSIAEAALNTKIGTAAPF from the coding sequence ATGAAGGCCTTGGATGTCAACCTCAGGAATGAAGCCGTTCGCTGGCAGGAAAAACTGTTCCGGCGTTCGCTTCGGCGTCAAACCCGGCTTTGCAAACTCCGGCAGTTGCTCGGCACAACCGCGAATCAGGACTGTCTGGAAATCACTGCCGGGGACGGAGTGATTTCTCAGCAGCTGCGCCTCGACGGCGGGAACTGGAAAACCATGGTCACCGACTCCGCTGCGCGGGACGCCATGCAGTTTTTTGTAGAACACCCGATCAGCGTCTTTGAGGACAATACCATTGATCTGCCCGATCACAGTTTTGACGCGGTGGTGATTGTCGATGCTTTGGAACGGGTGCTTGCTGATCGTGCACTGATTCGGGAATGTCACCGGGTGCTGCGGCCCGACGGACGGCTGGTGATTACTGCACAGCGCAAACTGCATTTCTGCCTGGGAAGCTGTCCGATCCGGGCCTTGCTGGGACTTTCATGGCGGCGCAAAGGGATGGCCCGCCCCGGCTACACAACGCGTGAGTTTTTTGATGTGCTCAAGGACGGATTTGACGTGCCGGAAACCATCACTTATTCCACCTGCTGTGTGGAAGGCCTCGGACTGTTTTGCGAAGCCGCCGCCAATAAACTGGCCGGCGGTCCCTACAATATGCCATCGGTCGACACAGACACGGAGCAGTTTTATCACTACACCAAACTGTACACGTTCGGCACGGTGGTCTATCCGCTGATGTGGCTGTTTTCAAAAATCGAAAAAGCAATGGGCTGTATCCTGCCCGGCCACAACATGGCCGCCAAAACCAAACGTCGCGTCTGGCGGGAACGCCGCACTCCGCAGCTGATCGACGGCCGCTCTATCGCCGAAGCCGCCCTCAACACCAAAATCGGTACTGCCGCACCGTTTTAG
- a CDS encoding TIGR00266 family protein, protein MNSHEVDYEILGDDLQVVEVELDPGETVIAEAGAMNYMEEGIAFEAKMGDGSNPNEGFMGKLMSVGKRALTGESIFMTHFTNIGSGKKRVSFSAPYPGKIQALDLSQIGGRFICQKDAFLCAAKGTNVSIAFTQRMGAGFFGGEGFILQKLEGDGMAFVHAGGTIVRKELAGESLKVDTGCIVGFSGNIDYSIERAGSLKSMFFGGEGLFLATLRGTGTVYLQSLPFSRLCDRILAHAPVQNNGRRQGEGSVLGVVGDLIGGR, encoded by the coding sequence ATGAACAGTCATGAAGTGGATTACGAAATTCTGGGCGACGACCTTCAGGTGGTGGAGGTGGAACTGGATCCCGGCGAAACGGTGATTGCCGAAGCCGGAGCCATGAACTACATGGAAGAGGGTATCGCCTTCGAAGCAAAAATGGGTGACGGCTCCAATCCGAATGAGGGATTCATGGGCAAGCTGATGAGTGTCGGCAAGCGGGCGCTGACCGGCGAGTCCATTTTTATGACCCACTTCACCAACATTGGTTCCGGCAAAAAACGGGTTTCGTTTTCGGCTCCCTATCCCGGCAAAATTCAGGCGCTGGACCTGTCACAGATTGGAGGACGGTTTATCTGCCAGAAAGATGCGTTCCTGTGTGCCGCCAAAGGAACGAACGTCAGCATTGCCTTTACCCAGCGCATGGGGGCGGGATTTTTCGGCGGCGAGGGCTTTATTCTCCAGAAACTGGAAGGCGACGGCATGGCCTTTGTTCATGCCGGTGGAACGATCGTCAGAAAAGAGCTGGCCGGAGAGTCGCTCAAGGTCGATACCGGCTGCATTGTCGGGTTCAGCGGAAACATCGACTATTCCATCGAACGCGCAGGCAGCCTGAAGTCCATGTTCTTCGGTGGCGAAGGGCTGTTCCTTGCCACGCTGCGCGGAACCGGAACCGTTTATCTGCAGAGCCTGCCGTTCTCCCGTCTGTGCGACCGCATTCTCGCGCACGCTCCCGTTCAGAACAACGGCCGGCGACAGGGCGAAGGCTCCGTGCTCGGTGTTGTCGGCGACCTGATTGGTGGGCGATAA
- a CDS encoding DUF4346 domain-containing protein yields MSETIGKCLGIPIRIHDDRKIVCCDDLEFPCGWKEGDGYFLVRLYEGVICVGWVNGNHEMNIEFRGSDPDNLIREVTRQDFVDKPHAAYIAAEIMLAYRCLVDGSEYVQR; encoded by the coding sequence ATGAGTGAAACGATTGGCAAATGTCTCGGAATTCCGATCCGCATTCACGACGACCGGAAGATCGTCTGTTGCGACGATCTGGAATTTCCCTGCGGTTGGAAAGAGGGCGACGGGTACTTTCTGGTGCGCCTTTACGAGGGGGTGATCTGTGTGGGCTGGGTCAACGGAAACCACGAGATGAATATCGAATTCCGCGGCAGCGACCCCGATAACCTCATTCGCGAAGTGACCCGGCAGGACTTTGTCGATAAACCCCATGCCGCTTACATCGCTGCCGAAATCATGCTTGCCTATCGCTGTCTGGTTGATGGCTCAGAATATGTCCAGCGGTAG
- a CDS encoding ACT domain-containing protein: MITAKHCKEVSVRVFNDIGILAQLTRIVADKGVNIRAAAAWVEDGNKGVVRLVTDDNLRAVDALRAHNYAPEEVNSVEVSMEHSPGMLSRVCEKIGNGGVNIQYLYASAPVSDETCLAVLSTDDNDRALVLLNQ; the protein is encoded by the coding sequence ATGATCACCGCAAAACACTGCAAGGAGGTGTCCGTCCGCGTATTCAACGATATCGGCATTCTGGCGCAGCTCACCCGGATTGTTGCCGATAAAGGCGTGAATATTCGGGCGGCGGCAGCTTGGGTGGAGGACGGAAACAAGGGGGTTGTCCGGCTGGTAACCGATGATAATCTCCGGGCAGTCGATGCGCTGCGCGCGCATAACTATGCCCCGGAAGAAGTCAACTCTGTGGAAGTGTCCATGGAACACTCCCCAGGCATGTTGAGCAGGGTTTGCGAAAAGATCGGCAACGGCGGAGTGAACATTCAGTATCTCTACGCCAGCGCTCCGGTCTCGGACGAAACCTGTCTGGCCGTGCTCTCTACGGACGACAACGACCGCGCACTCGTTCTGCTCAACCAATAA
- a CDS encoding SixA phosphatase family protein, producing the protein MKTLVLVRHGKAAHRHGGEDIDRPLTHRGRADSEQMAEKFHELGVQVHAVLSSPALRAETTAKCFADWAVLPVGLDERLYDAGVPDLLDVVQGAEDFQETILLVGHNPGISEFLRVLLDRHHGDMPAASVAVINFDVPEWVDVVAGSGDLEWFMDPKILEAENETA; encoded by the coding sequence ATGAAAACATTGGTTTTAGTTCGACATGGCAAGGCTGCCCACCGTCACGGTGGCGAAGATATAGACCGTCCACTTACTCATCGGGGCCGGGCGGATTCTGAGCAGATGGCGGAAAAATTCCATGAACTCGGTGTGCAGGTTCATGCCGTTCTCAGCAGTCCGGCGCTGCGCGCAGAAACCACCGCGAAATGTTTTGCCGACTGGGCGGTGCTTCCGGTTGGACTCGACGAACGTCTCTACGATGCCGGAGTGCCGGATCTGCTGGATGTCGTGCAGGGCGCCGAGGATTTCCAGGAAACCATCCTTCTGGTCGGGCATAACCCCGGCATCAGCGAGTTCCTGCGGGTGCTGCTGGATCGTCATCATGGCGACATGCCGGCCGCCTCCGTGGCAGTCATCAACTTCGATGTTCCCGAATGGGTGGATGTCGTCGCCGGCAGCGGAGACCTGGAATGGTTTATGGATCCCAAAATACTCGAAGCGGAAAACGAAACCGCCTGA
- the ald gene encoding alanine dehydrogenase — MKIGVPREIKKDEYRTAMLPVGVQLLTQDGHTVLIEKDTGLGSGFTNNEYQQAGAQIVDTAADIYDRADMVVKVKEPQPEEIALLRRNQIVFCYFHFASSRELTFQCLDRGISAVAYETLTDDHGGLPLLTPMSEVAGKMSVQEGAKCLERPVMGRGILLGGVAGVAPANVLVLGGGVVGSNAAHVAAGLGANVTIMDINLDRLRRLDEIMPPNVTTIYCEPHAIEQYALEADLIIGAVLIPGAKAPSLVPRSLVKKMERGAAIVDVCIDQGGCCETSKPTTHSKPVYIVDNVVHYCVTNMPGAVGRTSSHALCNATLAWCRELAGLGLDGFLAKGPGRAAALNMRDGRITCPAVANAFD, encoded by the coding sequence GGACGGGCACACGGTTCTGATCGAAAAGGATACCGGGCTCGGAAGCGGTTTTACCAACAACGAATACCAGCAGGCCGGCGCACAGATTGTCGATACTGCCGCCGACATTTACGACCGGGCAGACATGGTCGTGAAAGTAAAGGAGCCGCAGCCCGAAGAAATCGCCCTGCTGCGCCGCAACCAAATCGTCTTCTGCTATTTCCACTTCGCCAGTTCGCGCGAGTTGACATTCCAATGCCTGGACCGCGGCATTTCCGCAGTCGCCTATGAAACGCTGACGGATGACCACGGCGGACTGCCGCTGCTGACGCCGATGAGCGAGGTGGCGGGAAAAATGTCAGTTCAGGAAGGAGCCAAGTGTCTGGAACGGCCGGTGATGGGGCGCGGCATCCTGCTCGGCGGGGTGGCCGGGGTGGCTCCGGCGAACGTGCTGGTCCTCGGCGGAGGTGTGGTCGGCAGCAACGCCGCGCATGTGGCGGCCGGCCTCGGAGCCAATGTGACGATTATGGACATCAACCTCGATCGACTGCGGCGACTCGACGAAATCATGCCGCCGAATGTAACAACCATTTACTGCGAACCGCATGCCATTGAACAGTACGCCCTTGAGGCTGACCTTATCATCGGGGCGGTTCTGATTCCCGGCGCCAAGGCGCCGTCGCTGGTTCCTCGTTCACTGGTAAAAAAAATGGAACGGGGCGCAGCCATTGTCGATGTCTGCATCGATCAGGGAGGATGCTGTGAAACCAGCAAACCGACCACACACAGCAAACCGGTCTACATTGTCGACAATGTGGTGCATTACTGCGTCACCAACATGCCCGGTGCCGTCGGCCGCACCAGCAGCCACGCGCTGTGCAACGCAACGCTCGCCTGGTGCCGGGAGCTGGCCGGACTCGGCCTCGACGGATTTCTGGCAAAGGGCCCCGGCCGTGCGGCGGCGCTCAATATGCGCGACGGGCGCATCACCTGTCCCGCAGTCGCCAATGCGTTTGACTGA